Sequence from the [Bacteroides] pectinophilus genome:
TGCAGTTACCGGATGCCTTGATATGAATGTGGATTTTCTTGATTGAGTTAATTAATTTTTGAATGGTGGTTTGAATGGAAGATAAGAATGTCAGATTTGGAATTGGCGTTATAGTGAACATTATAGTAGTAATAATAGCTGTTGTGCTTATATATTTTATAGGTGCAAAAGGATTTGCATTTGGCGCAAAAGTATTTGATGAACAGTCTGTTGATACCCAGGAGAATGCAAGACAGGTAGAGGTGACTATTCCGGTTAATATAACAGACTCCAGACTTACGGATATCCTGTATGACAGAGGACTTATCGAAGACAAGCTTATATTCAAAGCACAGCTTGCACTGTCTGAATACAAAGGCAAGTGCAAAGCAGGAACATATACAGTTGATACATCCATGAAGCCTACGCAGATACTTGCGGTACTCTGTGGCGGCAGTACGGATACAGAAGGTACTGATGGTGGTACACAATGATAGTTAATGAAAGAATAGTATCATATATTAATTCCCTTAATGCAGATAACGAAGGAGTGCTTGCTGAGATTGAGAATGAGGCAAAGGCGGCAGGCGTTCCGGTTATACGCAAAGAGATGGAGAATTTCCTTAAAGTAATGCTTGCGGTCAAAAAGCCCGCAGGCATTCTTGAGGTAGGGGCAGCTGTCGGATATTCATCAATACTTATGAGTATGAATGTAGACAGTGACTGCCATATAACAACGATAGAGAACTATGACATCCGCATAGAGCAGGCAAGACACAATATTGCGAGAGCCGGTAAAGAAAGTCAGATTACGCTTCTTGAGGGCGACGCAATGAATATACTGAAAGATCTGCCTTCGCAGGAGTATGACTTTGTCTTTATGGATGCAGCCAAAGCTCAGTATATTAATTTTCTGCCAGAAGTGTTAAGGGTAATGAAAACGTCAGCAGTGCTGATATCGGATAATGTACTGCAGGAAGGCAGCATAGCTGAGTCAAGATATGCGGTGACGAGGCGTGACAGAACAATTCATGCAAGGATGCGTGAGTATATGTATGAACTTACGCATATGAACGAACTGATAACATCGATAGTTCCTATCGGAGATGGAATTACAATGTCTGTAAAAAGAATGGAGGATAATAATGCCTGATCATATTCACAATGGCCGTAATATAGAACTTCTTATACCGGCAAGCAGCCTTGAAGTGCTCAAGGTTGCAGTCATGTTCGGCGCTGACGCTGTCTATATCGGAGGTGAAGCTTTCGGTCTCAGAGCAAAAGCAAAGAACTTTTCACTTGAAGAGATGAAGGAGGGCGTGGAATTCGCACATGCACATGATGTAAAGGTCTATGTCACTGCCAATATTCTCGCCCATAACAAAGACCTTGATGGTGCAAGGGAATATTTTGAAGAACTTAAGCAGGTAGGTATGGATGCCCTGATTATATCTGATCCGGGAATGTTCACAATTGCAAAGGAAGTGCTTCCTGATGTTGACATTCATATCAGTACACAGGCAAACAATACCAATTATGCGACATTTAATTTCTGGTATAAGATGGGTGCGAGAAGAGTTGTTACTGCAAGAGAACTTTCACTTGAAGAGATTAAGACGATAAGAAAGAATATTCCTGATGACCTTGAGATAGAGACATTTATACATGGAGCAATGTGTATATCATATTCAGGAAGATGTCTTCTGAGCAGCTTTATGGCAGGAAGGGATGCCAATCAGGGAGCCTGCACACATCCATGCAGATGGAAGTATTCTGTTGTAGAGGAATCAAGACCGGGCGAGTATATGCCTGTATATGAGAATGAACGCGGAACATTTATCTTCAATTCAAAAGACCTGTGCATGATTGAACATATTCCTGAGCTTGTTGAGGCGGGAATTGACAGTTTTAAGATTGAAGGAAGAATGAAGACTGCACTGTATGTTGCAACTGTTGCAAGGACATACAGACTCGCAATTGATGATTACCTCAGGGATCCTGAATATTACAGAAGCAGGATTCCGTTCTACAAATCAGAGATTTCAAAGTGTACTTACAGACAGTATACAACGGGATTTTTCTTTGGAAAACCTGATAAAGATACGCAGATTTATGACAGCAATACATATGAGCATGAATACACATATCTCGGCATAGTAGGTGACTGTAACGGGGATGGATTGTATTCTGTTGAACAGCGAAACAAGTTCTCTGTAGGAGAAACTATAGAAGTCATGAAGCCGGATGGCACTAACATTGAATGCAGTGTTATTGAGATTAAGGATGATGAAGGTAATTCGATGGAATGCGCACCTCATCCTAAGCAGAAGCTCTGGATTAATCTCGGAACAAAGCTTGACAGATATGATATTCTTAGAAGACATGACTAATCACTCTTAACAAACTCTGAATCGGAAAAGCAACATACGGCACTTTACCACATATTATATATTAATGGATGTGGTGGGGTGCCTTTCTTTTGAAAATTTTTGATAAGCCGTTATCTAGCGAAGAAGAGAAGATATATCTGAAAAAATGCAGGGAAGGTGACCTGGAGGCCAGAAATAAACTTATCGAAAAGAATATGCGGCTCGTTGCACATATAGTGAAAAAATATGCCTGCGCAGACCGCGATACGGAAGATCTCCTGTCAGTAGGAACGATAGGACTTATAAAGGCCGTTAATACATTTGACATGAACAAAAGTATCAGACTCGCAACATATGCTGCCAAATGCATTGATAATGAACTTCTTATGCTGCTAAGAAGCGACCGGCGAAAAAGCCGGGAGATTTCAATATATGAGCCGGTAGGTAAGGACAAAGAAGGCAATGAGATAAATCTTATAGAAATAATAGGAACAAGTGAAGATACGGTTGTTGAGGATTACGAGCTTAGACAGGATGTAAAGAAACTGTATAGTGCAGTTGAAAAAAAACTTACAGACAGAGAGCGGGAGATTATAATTATGAGATATGGCCTATACGGGACACAGGAGATTACACAGCGCGAAATCGCGCAGAAAATGAATATCAGCAGAAGCTATGTAAGCAGAATAGAAAAAAGAGCTCTTGAAAAAATGAAAGAGGACTTTGCTTTTAAAGCGCCGGTTTAGTGGTAGTTTAGTGAAATTTAATTTGCTATTAAAGTTTTTATGGTATATAATACCAATTGATTAGAACTTGTATACAAACAGTATGAATAATTCAAAAAGGAATGGTGGTTATTAATGGAAAGTAAGACAACTAAGGCAGTTAATACAAAGGCAGAAGCGAAGACAGCTAAGACAGAGACTAAGGCAGTTAAGCCGGCTGAAACCAAGACAGAGGCAGCTAAAGAGGCTGCCGGCTCAGTTAAGGCATCTGTTGTGAATGCAGTTAAGGAGACTAAGGCAGA
This genomic interval carries:
- a CDS encoding endolytic transglycosylase MltG; its protein translation is MEDKNVRFGIGVIVNIIVVIIAVVLIYFIGAKGFAFGAKVFDEQSVDTQENARQVEVTIPVNITDSRLTDILYDRGLIEDKLIFKAQLALSEYKGKCKAGTYTVDTSMKPTQILAVLCGGSTDTEGTDGGTQ
- a CDS encoding O-methyltransferase, whose translation is MIVNERIVSYINSLNADNEGVLAEIENEAKAAGVPVIRKEMENFLKVMLAVKKPAGILEVGAAVGYSSILMSMNVDSDCHITTIENYDIRIEQARHNIARAGKESQITLLEGDAMNILKDLPSQEYDFVFMDAAKAQYINFLPEVLRVMKTSAVLISDNVLQEGSIAESRYAVTRRDRTIHARMREYMYELTHMNELITSIVPIGDGITMSVKRMEDNNA
- a CDS encoding U32 family peptidase, which encodes MPDHIHNGRNIELLIPASSLEVLKVAVMFGADAVYIGGEAFGLRAKAKNFSLEEMKEGVEFAHAHDVKVYVTANILAHNKDLDGAREYFEELKQVGMDALIISDPGMFTIAKEVLPDVDIHISTQANNTNYATFNFWYKMGARRVVTARELSLEEIKTIRKNIPDDLEIETFIHGAMCISYSGRCLLSSFMAGRDANQGACTHPCRWKYSVVEESRPGEYMPVYENERGTFIFNSKDLCMIEHIPELVEAGIDSFKIEGRMKTALYVATVARTYRLAIDDYLRDPEYYRSRIPFYKSEISKCTYRQYTTGFFFGKPDKDTQIYDSNTYEHEYTYLGIVGDCNGDGLYSVEQRNKFSVGETIEVMKPDGTNIECSVIEIKDDEGNSMECAPHPKQKLWINLGTKLDRYDILRRHD
- the sigK gene encoding RNA polymerase sporulation sigma factor SigK, which produces MKIFDKPLSSEEEKIYLKKCREGDLEARNKLIEKNMRLVAHIVKKYACADRDTEDLLSVGTIGLIKAVNTFDMNKSIRLATYAAKCIDNELLMLLRSDRRKSREISIYEPVGKDKEGNEINLIEIIGTSEDTVVEDYELRQDVKKLYSAVEKKLTDREREIIIMRYGLYGTQEITQREIAQKMNISRSYVSRIEKRALEKMKEDFAFKAPV